A portion of the Verrucomicrobiota bacterium genome contains these proteins:
- a CDS encoding MASE1 domain-containing protein, translating into MNPIASITIVRIVVLVAVYFVCGLVGSEITFMSGKLTLVWPQAAIALAALLLFGKQYWPGVAAGAIVFSLMNGRDVGYFTLGTMVGNTVGALVCVHLLEKLAGFQKPMERVRDVAAFVGLTCLVGATMNAACSAVGLIYDGAADWDDLYSTVLSWWIPNMMAGLIITPFFLAWVSPARTIEWRSPRMVEFLLWAGGLAGTVSFSFHSWFGYGIENYPLAYLPYPFLVWGSLRFGQRGATLSTLVLSAVAIYSLQQGRGPFVSANEKESLLIIGCYLGILAISNLLLAATVLERRQAECAVEESEKRYRTVVEDQKDLIWRFTSEGIITFVNGAYCRFYEKSREELMGSNFLTMLAPEDREIPLQYFQTLTPEHPTVSYDQKVHLSDHKFIWQQFTIRRLFGPVADATEFQAVVQDVTRYKEVEEKIRKLNEELELRAREIERVNEDLRKQIQERRQVEDQLRQSQKLEAIGQLAGGVAHDFNNLLTIILGNAQLMTTKGRAVTVNAESLDQITRAAERAANLTRQLLTFSRRQVMALELVDLCEVVSNLSKMLNRILGEDISMQLRLPAGLPRIQADAGMIEQVLLNLAVNSRDAMPKGGVLTIEVSLQKITDAPLPPSANAIPGDYLCLRVTDTGCGIAPEHLPHVFEPFFTTKDVGKGTGLGLATAYGIVQQHKGWVLVTTKMGQGSTFEVFLPALDQSVPSTSKPAVAQRTPGGTETVLVVEDDDGVRTLVQGVLEDCGYKVFTAAHGQQAMELWRQNRDQIHLLFTDIVMPGGINGKDLANLFKADRPRLKIILSSGYNQKLQGEDLQASEGKYYLAKPYNPSRLVAMVRDCLDSP; encoded by the coding sequence GTGAACCCAATTGCATCAATAACTATCGTACGGATCGTGGTCTTGGTCGCAGTGTATTTTGTCTGTGGCCTGGTGGGAAGCGAGATCACCTTCATGTCCGGCAAATTAACCCTGGTGTGGCCCCAGGCTGCCATCGCGTTGGCAGCCCTGTTGCTTTTTGGCAAACAGTATTGGCCGGGCGTGGCAGCAGGCGCCATCGTGTTTTCGCTGATGAACGGCAGGGACGTGGGGTATTTCACGCTGGGCACCATGGTCGGCAATACGGTGGGCGCTCTGGTCTGCGTCCATTTGCTGGAAAAGCTGGCGGGTTTTCAAAAGCCCATGGAACGGGTGCGCGATGTCGCTGCGTTTGTCGGGCTCACCTGCCTGGTTGGCGCTACGATGAATGCAGCTTGCAGTGCCGTGGGTTTGATTTATGACGGCGCGGCCGACTGGGATGATCTTTATTCCACGGTGCTGAGTTGGTGGATTCCCAACATGATGGCGGGACTCATCATTACGCCTTTCTTTTTGGCTTGGGTTTCCCCGGCACGGACCATCGAATGGCGCTCCCCACGCATGGTGGAGTTTCTGCTCTGGGCCGGTGGTCTGGCGGGCACGGTGAGTTTTTCGTTTCATTCCTGGTTCGGGTATGGGATCGAGAATTATCCACTGGCCTATTTGCCTTATCCGTTTTTGGTTTGGGGTTCGTTGCGGTTTGGTCAGCGCGGCGCCACGCTGAGCACGCTCGTGTTATCGGCGGTGGCGATTTACTCCTTGCAGCAGGGCCGGGGGCCATTCGTAAGCGCCAATGAAAAGGAAAGTTTACTGATCATTGGTTGTTACCTGGGCATTCTGGCCATCAGCAACCTGCTTCTGGCGGCCACGGTGTTAGAGCGCCGGCAGGCGGAATGCGCCGTCGAGGAAAGTGAAAAACGTTATCGCACGGTGGTGGAAGATCAGAAGGATCTGATCTGGCGTTTTACCTCGGAAGGCATCATCACGTTTGTCAACGGAGCGTATTGCCGGTTCTATGAAAAGAGCCGCGAAGAATTAATGGGCAGTAATTTTCTGACGATGCTGGCGCCGGAGGACCGCGAGATTCCCTTGCAGTATTTTCAAACGTTGACCCCCGAGCATCCGACCGTCTCCTATGACCAGAAAGTTCACCTGTCGGATCACAAGTTTATCTGGCAGCAATTTACGATTCGGCGGTTGTTTGGTCCGGTGGCCGATGCCACGGAGTTTCAGGCGGTGGTCCAGGATGTCACCCGGTACAAGGAGGTGGAGGAGAAAATTCGCAAGTTGAACGAGGAACTGGAATTGCGCGCGCGCGAAATTGAACGGGTCAATGAGGATTTGCGCAAACAGATTCAAGAGCGGCGGCAGGTGGAGGATCAGTTGCGCCAATCCCAAAAGCTGGAGGCCATCGGGCAACTGGCCGGCGGGGTGGCGCACGACTTCAATAACCTGCTGACCATCATCCTGGGCAATGCACAATTAATGACCACCAAAGGCCGGGCGGTAACGGTCAACGCGGAGTCCTTGGACCAAATTACCCGAGCGGCGGAGCGGGCGGCCAATTTGACCCGGCAATTGCTGACGTTCAGCCGGCGGCAGGTGATGGCGTTGGAGTTGGTGGATTTGTGCGAGGTGGTGAGCAATCTCAGCAAGATGCTCAACCGCATCCTGGGGGAGGATATTTCGATGCAGTTGCGTTTACCCGCGGGGCTGCCACGGATTCAGGCGGATGCCGGCATGATTGAACAGGTGTTGCTGAACCTGGCCGTGAATTCACGGGACGCCATGCCCAAGGGCGGGGTGCTGACCATTGAGGTTTCGCTCCAGAAGATTACGGATGCACCGTTGCCGCCGTCTGCCAATGCGATCCCCGGCGACTACCTGTGCCTGCGGGTCACGGATACGGGTTGCGGGATTGCGCCGGAGCATTTACCCCATGTTTTTGAACCTTTTTTCACCACGAAGGATGTTGGGAAGGGCACCGGCTTGGGGTTGGCCACCGCCTATGGCATTGTGCAACAGCATAAAGGCTGGGTGCTGGTGACCACCAAGATGGGCCAAGGCTCGACCTTCGAGGTATTTCTGCCCGCCTTGGATCAAAGCGTGCCGAGTACCAGCAAACCTGCCGTTGCCCAACGAACGCCGGGCGGCACGGAAACCGTGCTGGTGGTGGAGGATGATGATGGGGTGCGCACACTGGTGCAAGGGGTGCTGGAAGATTGCGGGTACAAAGTATTCACCGCCGCCCATGGCCAGCAAGCCATGGAGCTGTGGCGACAAAACCGGGACCAGATTCACCTTTTGTTCACGGACATTGTCATGCCCGGCGGCATCAACGGCAAGGATCTGGCTAATCTTTTCAAAGCCGACCGCCCCCGGCTTAAGATCATTCTTAGCAGTGGGTATAATCAGAAACTCCAGGGCGAGGATCTCCAAGCCTCCGAAGGCAAGTACTACCTGGCCAAGCCCTACAATCCCTCGCGGCTCGTTGCCATGGTGCGGGACTGTCTGGATTCCCCATAA
- the aroB gene encoding 3-dehydroquinate synthase: MRVVNVPLGGRSYLIMVAGGLLDRLGEECRNLKLGQRCAVITDANVAPRYAKRVLANLTQAGFAPVLFTIPAGEKSKCIRQVERCYDALAQHRLERKSFIVALGGGVVGDLAGFVAATYLRGIPFVQVPTTLLSQVDSSVGGKTGVNLKAGKNLVGAFYQPRLVLCDLDTLKTLPKREFKAGLAEVIKYGIIYDAAFFARLEEHLPALLKLDPALLAEVVARSCEIKAEVVGQDETESGLRAILNFGHTIGHAIEAITRYGTYLHGEAISIGQVAAASISAAQTGLPSADVPRIEAWFKRAGLPTQIQLTRAQFARLMAAMQLDKKVSGGEVKFVLAKRIGEVTWGQAVPESAIKQALHLGF; this comes from the coding sequence ATGCGTGTGGTCAATGTCCCGCTCGGCGGGCGAAGTTATTTAATCATGGTGGCGGGCGGTCTGCTGGATCGCCTGGGGGAAGAGTGCCGCAATCTCAAGTTGGGGCAACGTTGCGCCGTGATCACGGATGCCAACGTCGCGCCGCGCTATGCCAAGCGGGTGCTGGCGAACCTGACGCAGGCGGGGTTTGCGCCGGTGTTGTTCACGATCCCGGCGGGGGAAAAATCCAAGTGCATCCGGCAGGTGGAGCGGTGTTATGATGCGCTGGCGCAGCATCGGTTGGAGCGCAAGTCGTTCATCGTCGCGCTGGGGGGCGGGGTGGTCGGGGATCTGGCGGGGTTTGTCGCGGCGACGTATCTGCGCGGGATTCCGTTCGTGCAGGTGCCGACGACGCTGCTCTCGCAGGTGGATAGTTCGGTGGGCGGCAAGACGGGGGTGAACCTGAAGGCGGGGAAAAACCTGGTCGGCGCGTTCTATCAGCCGCGCCTGGTGTTGTGCGACCTGGATACGTTGAAGACGCTGCCCAAGCGGGAGTTCAAGGCCGGGCTGGCCGAGGTGATCAAATACGGCATCATCTATGACGCCGCGTTCTTTGCGCGGCTGGAGGAGCATCTGCCCGCGCTGTTGAAGCTGGACCCGGCGTTGCTCGCCGAGGTGGTGGCGCGCAGTTGCGAGATCAAGGCCGAGGTGGTGGGGCAGGATGAAACGGAGAGCGGCCTGCGGGCGATTCTGAATTTCGGCCACACGATTGGCCACGCGATTGAGGCGATCACGCGTTACGGGACCTACTTGCACGGCGAGGCGATTTCCATCGGGCAAGTCGCGGCGGCCAGCATCTCGGCGGCGCAGACGGGGCTGCCATCCGCAGACGTGCCGCGCATTGAAGCGTGGTTCAAGCGGGCGGGATTGCCGACGCAGATTCAACTCACCCGCGCGCAGTTCGCCCGGCTCATGGCCGCGATGCAGTTGGATAAGAAGGTCAGCGGTGGCGAGGTGAAATTTGTCCTGGCCAAGCGGATTGGCGAGGTGACGTGGGGCCAGGCGGTCCCGGAATCGGCAATTAAACAGGCTTTGCATCTTGGCTTTTAA
- a CDS encoding aminodeoxychorismate/anthranilate synthase component II, with product MMLVIDNYDSFTYNLVQYLGEMQVDLRIFRNDQITLAQIEALKPERILVSPGPCSPREAGLSNDAIRTFGPRIPLFGVCLGHQCIGHTFGGEVIVNYRMMHGKTSPIKHNGKDLFKDMPNPFLATRYHSLVIKRETIPDCLEITAETEEGEIMGVRHRQYPIWGVQFHPESILTEHGRTIMRNFLTLNK from the coding sequence ATGATGCTGGTCATTGATAATTACGACTCCTTCACGTACAACCTGGTGCAATACCTGGGCGAGATGCAGGTGGACCTGCGCATCTTCCGCAACGACCAGATCACGCTGGCGCAGATCGAGGCGCTGAAGCCGGAGCGCATCCTGGTTTCCCCGGGGCCGTGCTCGCCGCGCGAAGCCGGGCTGTCCAACGACGCCATCCGCACGTTTGGCCCGCGCATTCCGCTGTTCGGCGTCTGCCTGGGGCATCAGTGCATCGGGCATACGTTCGGCGGAGAGGTCATCGTCAATTACCGGATGATGCACGGCAAGACTTCGCCCATTAAACATAACGGCAAGGATTTGTTCAAGGACATGCCGAATCCGTTCCTGGCGACGCGCTACCACTCGTTGGTGATCAAGCGCGAGACCATCCCGGATTGCCTGGAGATCACGGCGGAAACCGAGGAAGGCGAAATCATGGGCGTGCGCCATCGCCAATACCCAATCTGGGGCGTGCAGTTCCATCCCGAAAGCATCCTGACGGAGCACGGGCGAACCATCATGCGGAATTTCCTGACACTTAATAAATAA
- the hisC gene encoding histidinol-phosphate transaminase, translated as MNTGLALNNSLASLPVYQPGRPIEEVARELGLPADDIIKLASNENPLGPSPKAVKAMCQAAAKVNLYPDGSAFYLKQKLARKLGVAPENLILGNGSNEIIEMVGHALLEPGTEVVMSQYCFLVYPIVAKLFGAKVVTVPAKNLGHDLSAMLAAVTPQTRVMFVANPNNPTGTLATRKDLERLVKELPPHVLLAMDEAYIEFLEDPVDFAPLIASGKRPNLLLMRTFSKILGLAGLRMGYGIGHPDFIAALEKIRQPFNTNSIAQAGALAALDDAAHVRKTRANNLKGLAVYEQAFRKLGLDYVPSGGNFILVKVGEGQHVFQALQKLGVIVRPMGGYQLPEWVRISVGTPAENKRCLVALKQVLGK; from the coding sequence ATGAATACTGGATTAGCCCTGAACAATTCCTTAGCCAGCCTGCCGGTGTACCAGCCGGGCCGTCCCATCGAGGAAGTCGCCCGCGAACTCGGCTTGCCGGCGGATGACATCATCAAGCTGGCCTCCAACGAAAACCCGCTCGGCCCCTCGCCCAAGGCCGTCAAGGCCATGTGCCAGGCCGCCGCCAAGGTGAACCTCTACCCGGACGGCAGCGCGTTTTATCTCAAGCAAAAGCTCGCGCGCAAACTCGGTGTCGCGCCGGAGAACCTGATCCTCGGCAACGGTTCCAATGAAATCATTGAGATGGTCGGCCACGCCCTGCTGGAGCCAGGCACGGAAGTCGTCATGTCGCAATACTGCTTCCTGGTGTATCCGATCGTCGCCAAGCTGTTCGGCGCGAAGGTCGTCACTGTGCCAGCGAAGAACCTCGGGCACGATCTCTCCGCGATGCTGGCGGCCGTCACCCCGCAGACGCGCGTGATGTTCGTGGCCAACCCCAACAACCCCACCGGCACCTTGGCCACGCGCAAGGATTTGGAACGCCTAGTGAAGGAACTCCCGCCGCACGTGCTGCTGGCCATGGATGAGGCGTATATCGAATTCCTGGAAGACCCGGTGGACTTCGCCCCGCTGATTGCCTCGGGCAAACGGCCCAACCTCCTGCTCATGCGCACCTTCTCCAAGATTCTAGGCTTGGCGGGATTGCGGATGGGCTACGGCATCGGCCATCCCGACTTCATCGCCGCGTTGGAAAAGATCCGGCAGCCGTTCAACACCAACTCGATTGCCCAGGCTGGCGCGCTCGCCGCGCTGGACGACGCCGCGCACGTACGCAAAACCCGCGCCAACAACCTCAAGGGACTAGCTGTCTATGAACAGGCCTTCCGCAAGCTTGGCTTGGACTACGTGCCGTCCGGCGGCAACTTCATCCTCGTCAAGGTCGGCGAAGGTCAGCACGTGTTTCAGGCCCTGCAAAAGCTCGGCGTCATCGTGCGCCCGATGGGCGGGTACCAATTGCCCGAATGGGTGCGCATCTCCGTCGGCACCCCGGCTGAGAACAAACGCTGCCTGGTCGCCTTGAAGCAAGTTCTGGGAAAGTAG